The following proteins are co-located in the Nomia melanderi isolate GNS246 chromosome 1, iyNomMela1, whole genome shotgun sequence genome:
- the LOC116434979 gene encoding poly(A)-specific ribonuclease PARN isoform X7 — protein MEVTRLNFQEILSELDDVLKNASFLAIDGEFTGLNSGPDAGAFDIPAQYYTKLRAGSMDFLLIQFGLSVFTFDTHTRKYNQRSYNFYVFPRPLNRAAPDSRFMCQASSVSFLIAQGFDFNKLFNLGIPYLTTSEEEKLLKRLEERQKARDEVPELIPISDEDKPQITNICSRIEEFIASETKELIIDKCNAYIRRLVHQEVRLRWPNVLRVESRSDCAGQCLVVQKSGTKQEEEQKEVERREREKLEIKEAAGLSTLLRKIADSGKLIVGHNMLLDICHIIHKFFGPLPESYSEFKSLVHSLFPRLLDTKILCQSQQFKEKIPSSNLNELLESVSKSPFEISEIIPIDGRSYSTSAEKCHEAGYDAYITGICFIALCNYLGRLQKPEIPIVLPESPLLNPFLNKLLIARLKDFPYISLVGKDPNPSRDHVFHLTFPKEWKYNDISQLFSPFGGVYVSWLSDTSAYVALNRREQAISAAKSLRKKSELPRRKAKKRLRRRARRTRQMLTTAGKWRQMTCINPLKNKLTRLNIRPAEQRSNI, from the exons ATGGAAGTAACTCGATTAA ATTTTCAGGAGATTCTGTCAGAATTGGATGATGTTCTAAAAAATGCATCATTTCTTGCAATTGATGGAGAATTCACAGGACTAAATTCAGGTCCTGATGCTGGTGCTTTTGATATACCTGCCCAGTATTACACAAAATTAAGAGCAGGTTCAATGGACTTCCTTCTTATACAATTTGGCCTGTCTGTTTTTACATTTGATACACATACACGCAA GTACAATCAACGGTCgtacaatttttatgttttcccACGGCCTTTAAATCGCGCAGCGCCAGATTCAAGATTTATGTGTCAAGCATCCTCTGTATCATTCTTGATTGCTCAAGGGTTCGATTTCAATAAACTTTTTAACTTGGGCATTCCATATTTAACGACGAGCGAAGAAGAAAAGTTATTAAAGCGGTTAGAAGAGAGGCAAAAAGCACGCGACGAAGTACCAGAGTTGATACCCATATCAGATGAAGATAAACCTCAAATCACAAACATTTG CTCAAGGATAGAAGAATTCATAGCTTCTGAGACGAAagaattgataatagacaaatgTAATGCATATATTAGGCGACTTGTGCACCAAGAAGTAAGATTACGGTGGCCAAACGTATTAAGAGTTGAAAGTAGATCGGATTGTGCCGGACAATGTCTTGTAGTGCAAAAGTCAGGAACTAAGCAAGAAGAAGAACAAAAGGAAgttgaaagaagagaaagagaaaagttgGAAATTAAAGAAGCAGCTGGTTTAAGTACACTCCTGAGAAAGATTGCTGATTCT gGTAAATTAATAGTTGGGCATAATATGTTATTGGATATTTGTCacataatacataaatttttCGGACCATTACCAGAAAGTTATTCGGAATTTAAATCTCTTGTTCACAGTTTGTTTCCTAG aCTTTTAGATACAAAAATACTTTGCCAATCACAACAGTTCAAGGAAAAGATACCTTCatcgaatttaaatgaattactaGAAAGTGTTAGCAAATCGCCGtttgaaatttcagaaataatacCTATTGATGGTAGAAGTTATTCCACATCGGCGGAGAAATGTCATGAGGCAGGTTACGACGCTTATATCACTGGAATATGTTTCATTGCATTGTGTAATTATCTTG GTCGTTTACAAAAGCCCGAAATTCCTATAGTCCTTCCGGAATCACCTCTTCTCAATCCATTTCTAAATAA aCTTCTTATAGCAAGATTAAAAGACTTTCCTTATATAAGTTTAGTAGGAAAAGACC CAAATCCTAGTAGAGATCACGTGTTCCATTTAACATTCCCGAAAGAATGGAAGTATAATGACATTTCGCAATTGTTTAGTCCATTTG GAGGTGTGTATGTGTCATGGTTATCGGACACATCCGCGTATGTAGCTCTGAATCGTCGAGAACAAGCTATTTCAGCTGCGAAGAGTTTACGTAAAAAATCAG AACTGCCGAGAAGGAAAGCGAAGAAAAGGCTACGCCGACGAGCGAGACGAACGCGGCAGATGCTGACGACGGCTGGAAAGTGGCGACAG
- the LOC116434979 gene encoding poly(A)-specific ribonuclease PARN isoform X8 — protein MEVTRLNFQEILSELDDVLKNASFLAIDGEFTGLNSGPDAGAFDIPAQYYTKLRAGSMDFLLIQFGLSVFTFDTHTRKYNQRSYNFYVFPRPLNRAAPDSRFMCQASSVSFLIAQGFDFNKLFNLGIPYLTTSEEEKLLKRLEERQKARDEVPELIPISDEDKPQITNICSRIEEFIASETKELIIDKCNAYIRRLVHQEVRLRWPNVLRVESRSDCAGQCLVVQKSGTKQEEEQKEVERREREKLEIKEAAGLSTLLRKIADSGKLIVGHNMLLDICHIIHKFFGPLPESYSEFKSLVHSLFPRLLDTKILCQSQQFKEKIPSSNLNELLESVSKSPFEISEIIPIDGRSYSTSAEKCHEAGYDAYITGICFIALCNYLGRLQKPEIPIVLPESPLLNPFLNKLLIARLKDFPYISLVGKDPNPSRDHVFHLTFPKEWKYNDISQLFSPFGGVYVSWLSDTSAYVALNRREQAISAAKSLRKKSELPRRKAKKRLRRRARRTRQMLTTAGKWRQVNATANGRTKRMSKLVEIP, from the exons ATGGAAGTAACTCGATTAA ATTTTCAGGAGATTCTGTCAGAATTGGATGATGTTCTAAAAAATGCATCATTTCTTGCAATTGATGGAGAATTCACAGGACTAAATTCAGGTCCTGATGCTGGTGCTTTTGATATACCTGCCCAGTATTACACAAAATTAAGAGCAGGTTCAATGGACTTCCTTCTTATACAATTTGGCCTGTCTGTTTTTACATTTGATACACATACACGCAA GTACAATCAACGGTCgtacaatttttatgttttcccACGGCCTTTAAATCGCGCAGCGCCAGATTCAAGATTTATGTGTCAAGCATCCTCTGTATCATTCTTGATTGCTCAAGGGTTCGATTTCAATAAACTTTTTAACTTGGGCATTCCATATTTAACGACGAGCGAAGAAGAAAAGTTATTAAAGCGGTTAGAAGAGAGGCAAAAAGCACGCGACGAAGTACCAGAGTTGATACCCATATCAGATGAAGATAAACCTCAAATCACAAACATTTG CTCAAGGATAGAAGAATTCATAGCTTCTGAGACGAAagaattgataatagacaaatgTAATGCATATATTAGGCGACTTGTGCACCAAGAAGTAAGATTACGGTGGCCAAACGTATTAAGAGTTGAAAGTAGATCGGATTGTGCCGGACAATGTCTTGTAGTGCAAAAGTCAGGAACTAAGCAAGAAGAAGAACAAAAGGAAgttgaaagaagagaaagagaaaagttgGAAATTAAAGAAGCAGCTGGTTTAAGTACACTCCTGAGAAAGATTGCTGATTCT gGTAAATTAATAGTTGGGCATAATATGTTATTGGATATTTGTCacataatacataaatttttCGGACCATTACCAGAAAGTTATTCGGAATTTAAATCTCTTGTTCACAGTTTGTTTCCTAG aCTTTTAGATACAAAAATACTTTGCCAATCACAACAGTTCAAGGAAAAGATACCTTCatcgaatttaaatgaattactaGAAAGTGTTAGCAAATCGCCGtttgaaatttcagaaataatacCTATTGATGGTAGAAGTTATTCCACATCGGCGGAGAAATGTCATGAGGCAGGTTACGACGCTTATATCACTGGAATATGTTTCATTGCATTGTGTAATTATCTTG GTCGTTTACAAAAGCCCGAAATTCCTATAGTCCTTCCGGAATCACCTCTTCTCAATCCATTTCTAAATAA aCTTCTTATAGCAAGATTAAAAGACTTTCCTTATATAAGTTTAGTAGGAAAAGACC CAAATCCTAGTAGAGATCACGTGTTCCATTTAACATTCCCGAAAGAATGGAAGTATAATGACATTTCGCAATTGTTTAGTCCATTTG GAGGTGTGTATGTGTCATGGTTATCGGACACATCCGCGTATGTAGCTCTGAATCGTCGAGAACAAGCTATTTCAGCTGCGAAGAGTTTACGTAAAAAATCAG AACTGCCGAGAAGGAAAGCGAAGAAAAGGCTACGCCGACGAGCGAGACGAACGCGGCAGATGCTGACGACGGCTGGAAAGTGGCGACAG
- the LOC116434979 gene encoding poly(A)-specific ribonuclease PARN isoform X5 translates to MEVTRLNFQEILSELDDVLKNASFLAIDGEFTGLNSGPDAGAFDIPAQYYTKLRAGSMDFLLIQFGLSVFTFDTHTRKYNQRSYNFYVFPRPLNRAAPDSRFMCQASSVSFLIAQGFDFNKLFNLGIPYLTTSEEEKLLKRLEERQKARDEVPELIPISDEDKPQITNICSRIEEFIASETKELIIDKCNAYIRRLVHQEVRLRWPNVLRVESRSDCAGQCLVVQKSGTKQEEEQKEVERREREKLEIKEAAGLSTLLRKIADSGKLIVGHNMLLDICHIIHKFFGPLPESYSEFKSLVHSLFPRLLDTKILCQSQQFKEKIPSSNLNELLESVSKSPFEISEIIPIDGRSYSTSAEKCHEAGYDAYITGICFIALCNYLGRLQKPEIPIVLPESPLLNPFLNKLLIARLKDFPYISLVGKDPNPSRDHVFHLTFPKEWKYNDISQLFSPFGGVYVSWLSDTSAYVALNRREQAISAAKSLRKKSGTYKIQKYAEYQASLENLNRGERKRKLSSLYISYSTNETAEKESEEKATPTSETNAADADDGWKVATG, encoded by the exons ATGGAAGTAACTCGATTAA ATTTTCAGGAGATTCTGTCAGAATTGGATGATGTTCTAAAAAATGCATCATTTCTTGCAATTGATGGAGAATTCACAGGACTAAATTCAGGTCCTGATGCTGGTGCTTTTGATATACCTGCCCAGTATTACACAAAATTAAGAGCAGGTTCAATGGACTTCCTTCTTATACAATTTGGCCTGTCTGTTTTTACATTTGATACACATACACGCAA GTACAATCAACGGTCgtacaatttttatgttttcccACGGCCTTTAAATCGCGCAGCGCCAGATTCAAGATTTATGTGTCAAGCATCCTCTGTATCATTCTTGATTGCTCAAGGGTTCGATTTCAATAAACTTTTTAACTTGGGCATTCCATATTTAACGACGAGCGAAGAAGAAAAGTTATTAAAGCGGTTAGAAGAGAGGCAAAAAGCACGCGACGAAGTACCAGAGTTGATACCCATATCAGATGAAGATAAACCTCAAATCACAAACATTTG CTCAAGGATAGAAGAATTCATAGCTTCTGAGACGAAagaattgataatagacaaatgTAATGCATATATTAGGCGACTTGTGCACCAAGAAGTAAGATTACGGTGGCCAAACGTATTAAGAGTTGAAAGTAGATCGGATTGTGCCGGACAATGTCTTGTAGTGCAAAAGTCAGGAACTAAGCAAGAAGAAGAACAAAAGGAAgttgaaagaagagaaagagaaaagttgGAAATTAAAGAAGCAGCTGGTTTAAGTACACTCCTGAGAAAGATTGCTGATTCT gGTAAATTAATAGTTGGGCATAATATGTTATTGGATATTTGTCacataatacataaatttttCGGACCATTACCAGAAAGTTATTCGGAATTTAAATCTCTTGTTCACAGTTTGTTTCCTAG aCTTTTAGATACAAAAATACTTTGCCAATCACAACAGTTCAAGGAAAAGATACCTTCatcgaatttaaatgaattactaGAAAGTGTTAGCAAATCGCCGtttgaaatttcagaaataatacCTATTGATGGTAGAAGTTATTCCACATCGGCGGAGAAATGTCATGAGGCAGGTTACGACGCTTATATCACTGGAATATGTTTCATTGCATTGTGTAATTATCTTG GTCGTTTACAAAAGCCCGAAATTCCTATAGTCCTTCCGGAATCACCTCTTCTCAATCCATTTCTAAATAA aCTTCTTATAGCAAGATTAAAAGACTTTCCTTATATAAGTTTAGTAGGAAAAGACC CAAATCCTAGTAGAGATCACGTGTTCCATTTAACATTCCCGAAAGAATGGAAGTATAATGACATTTCGCAATTGTTTAGTCCATTTG GAGGTGTGTATGTGTCATGGTTATCGGACACATCCGCGTATGTAGCTCTGAATCGTCGAGAACAAGCTATTTCAGCTGCGAAGAGTTTACGTAAAAAATCAGgtacatataaaatacaaaagtatgCAGAGTACCAAGCATCGTTGGAGAATCTTAACAGGGGAGAACGGAAACGAAAGTTAAGTAGCTTATATATAAGCTATTCCACGAATGA AACTGCCGAGAAGGAAAGCGAAGAAAAGGCTACGCCGACGAGCGAGACGAACGCGGCAGATGCTGACGACGGCTGGAAAGTGGCGACAG GTTGA
- the LOC116434979 gene encoding poly(A)-specific ribonuclease PARN isoform X6 — protein sequence MEVTRLNFQEILSELDDVLKNASFLAIDGEFTGLNSGPDAGAFDIPAQYYTKLRAGSMDFLLIQFGLSVFTFDTHTRKYNQRSYNFYVFPRPLNRAAPDSRFMCQASSVSFLIAQGFDFNKLFNLGIPYLTTSEEEKLLKRLEERQKARDEVPELIPISDEDKPQITNICSRIEEFIASETKELIIDKCNAYIRRLVHQEVRLRWPNVLRVESRSDCAGQCLVVQKSGTKQEEEQKEVERREREKLEIKEAAGLSTLLRKIADSGKLIVGHNMLLDICHIIHKFFGPLPESYSEFKSLVHSLFPRLLDTKILCQSQQFKEKIPSSNLNELLESVSKSPFEISEIIPIDGRSYSTSAEKCHEAGYDAYITGICFIALCNYLGRLQKPEIPIVLPESPLLNPFLNKLLIARLKDFPYISLVGKDPNPSRDHVFHLTFPKEWKYNDISQLFSPFGGVYVSWLSDTSAYVALNRREQAISAAKSLRKKSELPRRKAKKRLRRRARRTRQMLTTAGKWRQVDCHSLHPPSQHRLKVVVYTSLILGVYFCSY from the exons ATGGAAGTAACTCGATTAA ATTTTCAGGAGATTCTGTCAGAATTGGATGATGTTCTAAAAAATGCATCATTTCTTGCAATTGATGGAGAATTCACAGGACTAAATTCAGGTCCTGATGCTGGTGCTTTTGATATACCTGCCCAGTATTACACAAAATTAAGAGCAGGTTCAATGGACTTCCTTCTTATACAATTTGGCCTGTCTGTTTTTACATTTGATACACATACACGCAA GTACAATCAACGGTCgtacaatttttatgttttcccACGGCCTTTAAATCGCGCAGCGCCAGATTCAAGATTTATGTGTCAAGCATCCTCTGTATCATTCTTGATTGCTCAAGGGTTCGATTTCAATAAACTTTTTAACTTGGGCATTCCATATTTAACGACGAGCGAAGAAGAAAAGTTATTAAAGCGGTTAGAAGAGAGGCAAAAAGCACGCGACGAAGTACCAGAGTTGATACCCATATCAGATGAAGATAAACCTCAAATCACAAACATTTG CTCAAGGATAGAAGAATTCATAGCTTCTGAGACGAAagaattgataatagacaaatgTAATGCATATATTAGGCGACTTGTGCACCAAGAAGTAAGATTACGGTGGCCAAACGTATTAAGAGTTGAAAGTAGATCGGATTGTGCCGGACAATGTCTTGTAGTGCAAAAGTCAGGAACTAAGCAAGAAGAAGAACAAAAGGAAgttgaaagaagagaaagagaaaagttgGAAATTAAAGAAGCAGCTGGTTTAAGTACACTCCTGAGAAAGATTGCTGATTCT gGTAAATTAATAGTTGGGCATAATATGTTATTGGATATTTGTCacataatacataaatttttCGGACCATTACCAGAAAGTTATTCGGAATTTAAATCTCTTGTTCACAGTTTGTTTCCTAG aCTTTTAGATACAAAAATACTTTGCCAATCACAACAGTTCAAGGAAAAGATACCTTCatcgaatttaaatgaattactaGAAAGTGTTAGCAAATCGCCGtttgaaatttcagaaataatacCTATTGATGGTAGAAGTTATTCCACATCGGCGGAGAAATGTCATGAGGCAGGTTACGACGCTTATATCACTGGAATATGTTTCATTGCATTGTGTAATTATCTTG GTCGTTTACAAAAGCCCGAAATTCCTATAGTCCTTCCGGAATCACCTCTTCTCAATCCATTTCTAAATAA aCTTCTTATAGCAAGATTAAAAGACTTTCCTTATATAAGTTTAGTAGGAAAAGACC CAAATCCTAGTAGAGATCACGTGTTCCATTTAACATTCCCGAAAGAATGGAAGTATAATGACATTTCGCAATTGTTTAGTCCATTTG GAGGTGTGTATGTGTCATGGTTATCGGACACATCCGCGTATGTAGCTCTGAATCGTCGAGAACAAGCTATTTCAGCTGCGAAGAGTTTACGTAAAAAATCAG AACTGCCGAGAAGGAAAGCGAAGAAAAGGCTACGCCGACGAGCGAGACGAACGCGGCAGATGCTGACGACGGCTGGAAAGTGGCGACAG GTTGATTGCCACTCGCTCCATCCTCCGTCCCAGCATCGATTAAAGGTGGTTGTGTATACTTCCTTAATATTAGGAGTATACTTTTGTTCATAttaa
- the LOC116434979 gene encoding poly(A)-specific ribonuclease PARN isoform X3, whose protein sequence is MEVTRLNFQEILSELDDVLKNASFLAIDGEFTGLNSGPDAGAFDIPAQYYTKLRAGSMDFLLIQFGLSVFTFDTHTRKYNQRSYNFYVFPRPLNRAAPDSRFMCQASSVSFLIAQGFDFNKLFNLGIPYLTTSEEEKLLKRLEERQKARDEVPELIPISDEDKPQITNICSRIEEFIASETKELIIDKCNAYIRRLVHQEVRLRWPNVLRVESRSDCAGQCLVVQKSGTKQEEEQKEVERREREKLEIKEAAGLSTLLRKIADSGKLIVGHNMLLDICHIIHKFFGPLPESYSEFKSLVHSLFPRLLDTKILCQSQQFKEKIPSSNLNELLESVSKSPFEISEIIPIDGRSYSTSAEKCHEAGYDAYITGICFIALCNYLGRLQKPEIPIVLPESPLLNPFLNKLLIARLKDFPYISLVGKDPNPSRDHVFHLTFPKEWKYNDISQLFSPFGGVYVSWLSDTSAYVALNRREQAISAAKSLRKKSGTYKIQKYAEYQASLENLNRGERKRKLSSLYISYSTNDMLRETIARKAQVHSEYFKFDSGRKCVKAQDQFKVISPTLL, encoded by the exons ATGGAAGTAACTCGATTAA ATTTTCAGGAGATTCTGTCAGAATTGGATGATGTTCTAAAAAATGCATCATTTCTTGCAATTGATGGAGAATTCACAGGACTAAATTCAGGTCCTGATGCTGGTGCTTTTGATATACCTGCCCAGTATTACACAAAATTAAGAGCAGGTTCAATGGACTTCCTTCTTATACAATTTGGCCTGTCTGTTTTTACATTTGATACACATACACGCAA GTACAATCAACGGTCgtacaatttttatgttttcccACGGCCTTTAAATCGCGCAGCGCCAGATTCAAGATTTATGTGTCAAGCATCCTCTGTATCATTCTTGATTGCTCAAGGGTTCGATTTCAATAAACTTTTTAACTTGGGCATTCCATATTTAACGACGAGCGAAGAAGAAAAGTTATTAAAGCGGTTAGAAGAGAGGCAAAAAGCACGCGACGAAGTACCAGAGTTGATACCCATATCAGATGAAGATAAACCTCAAATCACAAACATTTG CTCAAGGATAGAAGAATTCATAGCTTCTGAGACGAAagaattgataatagacaaatgTAATGCATATATTAGGCGACTTGTGCACCAAGAAGTAAGATTACGGTGGCCAAACGTATTAAGAGTTGAAAGTAGATCGGATTGTGCCGGACAATGTCTTGTAGTGCAAAAGTCAGGAACTAAGCAAGAAGAAGAACAAAAGGAAgttgaaagaagagaaagagaaaagttgGAAATTAAAGAAGCAGCTGGTTTAAGTACACTCCTGAGAAAGATTGCTGATTCT gGTAAATTAATAGTTGGGCATAATATGTTATTGGATATTTGTCacataatacataaatttttCGGACCATTACCAGAAAGTTATTCGGAATTTAAATCTCTTGTTCACAGTTTGTTTCCTAG aCTTTTAGATACAAAAATACTTTGCCAATCACAACAGTTCAAGGAAAAGATACCTTCatcgaatttaaatgaattactaGAAAGTGTTAGCAAATCGCCGtttgaaatttcagaaataatacCTATTGATGGTAGAAGTTATTCCACATCGGCGGAGAAATGTCATGAGGCAGGTTACGACGCTTATATCACTGGAATATGTTTCATTGCATTGTGTAATTATCTTG GTCGTTTACAAAAGCCCGAAATTCCTATAGTCCTTCCGGAATCACCTCTTCTCAATCCATTTCTAAATAA aCTTCTTATAGCAAGATTAAAAGACTTTCCTTATATAAGTTTAGTAGGAAAAGACC CAAATCCTAGTAGAGATCACGTGTTCCATTTAACATTCCCGAAAGAATGGAAGTATAATGACATTTCGCAATTGTTTAGTCCATTTG GAGGTGTGTATGTGTCATGGTTATCGGACACATCCGCGTATGTAGCTCTGAATCGTCGAGAACAAGCTATTTCAGCTGCGAAGAGTTTACGTAAAAAATCAGgtacatataaaatacaaaagtatgCAGAGTACCAAGCATCGTTGGAGAATCTTAACAGGGGAGAACGGAAACGAAAGTTAAGTAGCTTATATATAAGCTATTCCACGAATGA CATGTTacgtgaaacaattgcaagaaaggcACAGGTCCACAGTGAGTATTTCAAATTCGACAGTGGTCGCAAATGTGTTAAGGCTCAAGATCAATTCAAGGTTATCAGTCCAACCTTATTATAG
- the LOC116434979 gene encoding poly(A)-specific ribonuclease PARN isoform X4: MEVTRLNFQEILSELDDVLKNASFLAIDGEFTGLNSGPDAGAFDIPAQYYTKLRAGSMDFLLIQFGLSVFTFDTHTRKYNQRSYNFYVFPRPLNRAAPDSRFMCQASSVSFLIAQGFDFNKLFNLGIPYLTTSEEEKLLKRLEERQKARDEVPELIPISDEDKPQITNICSRIEEFIASETKELIIDKCNAYIRRLVHQEVRLRWPNVLRVESRSDCAGQCLVVQKSGTKQEEEQKEVERREREKLEIKEAAGLSTLLRKIADSGKLIVGHNMLLDICHIIHKFFGPLPESYSEFKSLVHSLFPRLLDTKILCQSQQFKEKIPSSNLNELLESVSKSPFEISEIIPIDGRSYSTSAEKCHEAGYDAYITGICFIALCNYLGRLQKPEIPIVLPESPLLNPFLNKLLIARLKDFPYISLVGKDPNPSRDHVFHLTFPKEWKYNDISQLFSPFGGVYVSWLSDTSAYVALNRREQAISAAKSLRKKSGTYKIQKYAEYQASLENLNRGERKRKLSSLYISYSTNETAEKESEEKATPTSETNAADADDGWKVATDDMHQSFKK; encoded by the exons ATGGAAGTAACTCGATTAA ATTTTCAGGAGATTCTGTCAGAATTGGATGATGTTCTAAAAAATGCATCATTTCTTGCAATTGATGGAGAATTCACAGGACTAAATTCAGGTCCTGATGCTGGTGCTTTTGATATACCTGCCCAGTATTACACAAAATTAAGAGCAGGTTCAATGGACTTCCTTCTTATACAATTTGGCCTGTCTGTTTTTACATTTGATACACATACACGCAA GTACAATCAACGGTCgtacaatttttatgttttcccACGGCCTTTAAATCGCGCAGCGCCAGATTCAAGATTTATGTGTCAAGCATCCTCTGTATCATTCTTGATTGCTCAAGGGTTCGATTTCAATAAACTTTTTAACTTGGGCATTCCATATTTAACGACGAGCGAAGAAGAAAAGTTATTAAAGCGGTTAGAAGAGAGGCAAAAAGCACGCGACGAAGTACCAGAGTTGATACCCATATCAGATGAAGATAAACCTCAAATCACAAACATTTG CTCAAGGATAGAAGAATTCATAGCTTCTGAGACGAAagaattgataatagacaaatgTAATGCATATATTAGGCGACTTGTGCACCAAGAAGTAAGATTACGGTGGCCAAACGTATTAAGAGTTGAAAGTAGATCGGATTGTGCCGGACAATGTCTTGTAGTGCAAAAGTCAGGAACTAAGCAAGAAGAAGAACAAAAGGAAgttgaaagaagagaaagagaaaagttgGAAATTAAAGAAGCAGCTGGTTTAAGTACACTCCTGAGAAAGATTGCTGATTCT gGTAAATTAATAGTTGGGCATAATATGTTATTGGATATTTGTCacataatacataaatttttCGGACCATTACCAGAAAGTTATTCGGAATTTAAATCTCTTGTTCACAGTTTGTTTCCTAG aCTTTTAGATACAAAAATACTTTGCCAATCACAACAGTTCAAGGAAAAGATACCTTCatcgaatttaaatgaattactaGAAAGTGTTAGCAAATCGCCGtttgaaatttcagaaataatacCTATTGATGGTAGAAGTTATTCCACATCGGCGGAGAAATGTCATGAGGCAGGTTACGACGCTTATATCACTGGAATATGTTTCATTGCATTGTGTAATTATCTTG GTCGTTTACAAAAGCCCGAAATTCCTATAGTCCTTCCGGAATCACCTCTTCTCAATCCATTTCTAAATAA aCTTCTTATAGCAAGATTAAAAGACTTTCCTTATATAAGTTTAGTAGGAAAAGACC CAAATCCTAGTAGAGATCACGTGTTCCATTTAACATTCCCGAAAGAATGGAAGTATAATGACATTTCGCAATTGTTTAGTCCATTTG GAGGTGTGTATGTGTCATGGTTATCGGACACATCCGCGTATGTAGCTCTGAATCGTCGAGAACAAGCTATTTCAGCTGCGAAGAGTTTACGTAAAAAATCAGgtacatataaaatacaaaagtatgCAGAGTACCAAGCATCGTTGGAGAATCTTAACAGGGGAGAACGGAAACGAAAGTTAAGTAGCTTATATATAAGCTATTCCACGAATGA AACTGCCGAGAAGGAAAGCGAAGAAAAGGCTACGCCGACGAGCGAGACGAACGCGGCAGATGCTGACGACGGCTGGAAAGTGGCGACAG